One region of Rhizoctonia solani chromosome 9, complete sequence genomic DNA includes:
- a CDS encoding Transposon Tf2-7 polyprotein, with translation MKVHPVFNIALLHKKPVDEYDLVTADGEEEYTVERILDSKKVGQQVKYLVKWKGYGPEDNTWEPKAHLANAPEKLAKFHREHPEAAGP, from the exons atgaaagtccatcctgtcttcaacattgccctATTACACAAAAAACCAGTAGACGAGTATGACC ttgtcacagctgatggagaagaggaatatactgttgaaaggatcctagactccaagaaagtgggtcaacaagtcaaatacttggttaaatggaaagggtatggaccagaggataacacatgggagcccaaggcccacttagccaatgcccctgaaaaattggctaagtttcaccgtgaacatccagaggcagctggaccttaa